From Streptomyces sp. SAI-135:
TACAGCAGATGCGGGCCCAGGTCCACCTGGGGGCCGTCGAACGCCGTGTCCACGTGCGGGGCGGCGATCGCCACCCCGGCGGCGATCACCAGCTTGCCGAGCGGTGGATGCTCCGGGTTGTGGCGCACGCCCCGGCCGTGCAGGTAGTCGGCGGCCGTGGCCACGTAGACCGGTTCGTCGATCGTGGGCGTCTGCTGCACGGCGGTCGTCACCATCACGGCCGCCATCTGCGCGAGCAGCAGGACGACGAGGAGCGGCACGAGCCATCGTCGGACCGGCCGCGGAGGTCGCACCGCGTCGTCGCGTGGCCGGGGCACGGAAGCCGCGTCCAGGACCGTCTGCTGCTCGCTCGCCATCATCCGCCCCGCGGTGGGACCGGCCGGGCGGCGGGAGCGATCCGGAGGCACCTCATGAGGGCCACTCTCGCATCAGCTCCCGCCCCCGGCGGGCGTCACCGCTTCAGGAGTCGTACCGACAGACCTTCCGCCGTGTAGACGGGTACGGCCCGCAGGGTGTCGGAGTTCAGCTCGATCCGGTCGAACTGGCCGCGCAGTCCGCGGCAGCCGAGGACCCGGACCGTGTGTCCGGCCTTCGGCGGCTTGTGCGCGTCCAGCGTCAGCGAGAGCACGCTGCCCGCGCCGAGCACCGCGCGCCGCGTCACCTCCAGGACCGGCTCCTGACCCGAGCGCAGGGTCAGTTCCAGCGCGCCGGACTCCTGGCTGTACATGCCGTGCACCTGGAGCGACTCGCCCACCGTCAGCGTCCCGCCCTGCACCCGCACGTCGCCGTGGCCGAGCGCGTGGGCCGAACCGGCAACCAGCGCACCCTCCTTGAGCACGGTCCCGCCGGTGTAGCGGTTGTGGCCCGTCAGGGTGAGCGTGCCGCTGCCCCGCTTGGTCAGACCGCCGCAGCCGTCGATGTCGTTGCGCCAGGCGTCGGCCGCGTGGAAGCCGCCCGAGGCCGCGTCCAGCGTGACGGTGACGTCGGAGGCGAAGGAACCGTAGCCGTCCGCCGCGGCGAACAGGTTCAGCCGGCCCCACTGCTCGAAGCCGTCCAGCAGGACGTAGCCCGAGGGCAGCCCGGTGGTGCGCAGCACCTCACGGCGCTGTGCCGCGTCCAGGTAGGGCAGTCGTGTCTCCAGAAGCACCTCGGCGCCCTTGGGCACGGTGAACGGCTCGTTGCCGCCGTCCCGGTGCAGCACATAGGTCAACCGGGGCCGCACGGAACGGGCGTTGGCCTCCCGGTCCGCGTACGCGTCGGCGGGGTCCGAGTGGGCGTAGGCGAAGAGCGTGTCGGCCGTGGTGCCCGTCCGCTCGGTGAAGTACGTCAGCGCCTGCGCCCGGGCCGCGGCCTTGAGGCCGGCGTTCGCGGGGTCGGCCAGCGCGGCGGCGGCCAGCGCGGTGGCCATGATGCGGCCGCCCATGACGTCGACCGTCGAGTGCATGCCGGACATGATGCGGGTGTGGCTCAGCTCGAAGGCACGGGTGACCAGTTCCTGGAAACGCTCGGGCACGGCGTACGCGAACGCCAGGGCCGCCAGGTGGAAGGCGTTGGTGTGACCGCTGGGGAAACCGCCGTCGTCCACCGGGGAGGTGCTGCGCTGGCGCAGCAGCTGGGGGGCGACGACCACCTGGGAGTCGTAGACCGGGTAGCCGAGCGCGTCCTTGGCGCCGGTGTCGACGACCTGGCTGTCCTCGTTCATGCGCCAGGGGCGCGGGTACTGGAAGGAGTACTTGGCGGGGTTGCCCGAGGCGTAGGGGCCGCGGACGGTGTCGACCAGCTTGGCCACCTGGCCGAGCGAGGAGTCGTAGGAGCCCGCGCCGAGCGCCGAGCCCGCGGGGGCGTCGGCCGGTACGGCGTCGCTGATCGTGGTGGGCGGGGTGGAGTCGGGCGCGCCGGTGATCGAGGTGACCGCCCTGGCGCCGGACCGGTAGAGGCCGGCGAGCGGGCCGAGGCCGCCGATCATGGCGTAGCTCTGGTGCTGGCGGTCGTAGAGGAAGGCCTCCTTGGCCTGTGCCTCGGTGCGCGCCTGGGTGACGCGGGCGCAGTAGCGCATGTTGGCGCGCAGGATCTCGGGCCGCAGGGCAGTGCCGGTGTTCCAGGTGTCGCCGGTCTTCCATATGCGGGCGAAGCCGCCGAGTGCCCGCACCACCGCGTTGGTCTCGGCCGTCAGGTTCGCCATGACGTTGGACTTGTAGTCGTCCACGAACGCGACCGCGGCGGTGGCGGCCTTGGCGTCCGCGGCGCCCAGCCAGGAGGCGAAGGTGGGCGCGGCCAGGACGCCGGCCGAGGCGCCGAGAGACGTCTTGAGGAAACCCCTCCGCTTCATGGCACGTTCGGTGAGCGGCGCGGGGGAGTGCTGCCCGGCGGATGACGGCATGGGTGTCTGCCTCTCTCTGGAGTTCTGCGGCCGTGCGGCCGGGGGAGGTGGTGCGGATGCGACTCATGATGCGCCGGACGGCACGTGCGCCGAATGCGCTTTCTGAAGTCGTACGGGCGAAGAACTACGGGCGGGTCATGTCGGAGCGGAGGAGACCCGGCGTCCGGCGGATGTCACAGAAGTGAACGGGCCATCGCCACCGCGCCGTCCACCGGTGGTGCCCGCAGGGGGCGCGGCCGTGCCGACGGCACGCCCTCGGCCAGCGCGGACGCGAAGGCGTCGTACAGCGACGGCTGGGCGAGGACGGTACTGCCCGCGACCACGACGTCGTCGACCACCACCCCGCGGGCGGCGAGCCGTTCGACGAGCGCGGCCAGGGCGCGGCCCGCCTCGGCGATCACGGTGCGGGCAAGCGGGGATCCGGCCTCGGCGGCGGCGAAGACGGCCGGGGCGTGCCGGCCCCAGTCGGCGGAGGCGGCCGTGGCGTGCTCCAGGGCGGCGCCGAGCGCGGGTACTTCGGGGACGTCGAACCCGGAGAGCAGGCCGAGCGCCAGCGCGTCGGGCTCCTCGCCGCGGTCGTGCGCCGCCCACACGGCCCGTACGGCCTCGCGGACCAGACCGGCGGCGCCGCCCTCGTCGCCGAGCAGCGCGCCCCAGCCGCCGACCTGGACCGGGGTGCCGTCGGCGAAGCGGCCCACGGCGACCGAGCCGGTGCCGGCGACCAGGCCGACTCCCTTGTCCAAACCGGCGGCGGGGACGAGCAGTTCGGCGTCTCCGACGACCAGCGCGGGCGCGGCGAAGTGCAGTTGGAGGGCGGTGCGGATCTGCGCGCACTGGCGCGGGGTCTCGCAGGCGTGCCCGCCGACGGCGAGGGCGGACGGGCGGGCGCCCGCGGGAAGCGCGTCGGCGGCCAGTGCGGCCAGCCATCCGGCGGCGGCCACCGGGTCGTGGGGCCGCCAGCCGCTGCTGGACCGGACGTGATCTGCGACAGGGGTGTCGCCCGCGAACGCGCGGAGCTGTGTCTTGGTGCCGCCCACGTCGATGCCGACAACCAGGGGTGCGGTGTCCTGCACGGAACCTCTTTCGTCGTTGCGCTGTGTGCTGCGACGGTGGGCGAACCGTGCCTGAGGGCAGGGCAGTTGAAGGTCTAGCGAAGCCCCGGGACGGGCCTCTGACGGACCACGGCAGGCGAGTACCGTGACGTTCGTTAGGAAGTTAACTAACGAAGTACAGTGCCTGTCAATAGGCGTCGCGCACCCGTCTTCCCGGGCTCCCCGTCCCGGGCGGGAGCGCACGGCGCCGGAGCAACCCATCGCCGTCCCCCGCCGTGCCGCCAGGCCCGGAAGGGCGGCCTGTGACCTGGGGGAAGTGTGGAACACGACGTGGCGAGAGCCCCCCGTCTGACCGAGAGCGCGAGCGCGGTCTTCGCCGTGCTGGCCCAGGCGGGCACCGCGACCCGGCCACAGCTGGCGAGCCTGGCGCGCCTGTCCAAGCCGACGGTCTCCTCCGCCGTCGCCGAACTGGAGGGCGTCCATCTCGCGGCCCACTCCGGCACCTCGTCCGGTGCCACCGGACGCAGCGCCGCCGTCTACCGCCTCGGCCCGGCCGCGGGCGCCGTGCTCGCCGTCGACCTCGGCCCCGCCCTCACCCGGGTCCGCGGCTGCGCGCTGGACGGCACCCTGCTCGCCGAGGCCACCGGCCCCCGCGACGAGGCCGCCGACGTCGTCCGCGACGCCCTCTCGGCACTGCCCCCCGACGCCCCGCTGCGCACCATCGTCGTGGCCGTCGGTGACGTCACCGCGCCGCAGAAGATGCGCCCCGCCACGGCCAAGGCCGGACCCGTCTTCGACGCCGTGACCGTCGCGCTGCCGCCCGGCGTGCCCGTCCACCTGGAGAACAACGTCAACTGCGCCGCCCTCGCCGAACTGCACGAGGGCGCCGCCCGCGGCCGGTACACCTTCGGTTACCTGCGGATCGGCGTCGGTATCGGTCTCGGCATCGTGGTCGGCGGACAGGTGCTGGCCGGCGCCAACGGGGCCGCCGGAGAGCTCGCCAGGTTGCCCTACCCCTGGGACGACGACCTGGAGCCCCGCCACGAGGCGCTGGAGGAGTACATCGGCTCCCGCTCCCTGCTGCGCCGGGCCGCCGAGGCCTGGCCGGAAGCCGACGGTGACTGCCCGCGCACCGCCGAGCAGCTCTTCGCCCGGGCCGGCCAGGGCAGCGCCGCCGCCCGCGCGGTCGTCGACCGGCACGCCGTGGACGTGGGCCGGCTGGCCGCCGCCGTGACCGCCGTACTGGACCCGGGGCTGCTCGTGCTGGGCGGCAGCACCGGCGCGTATCCGCAGCTCCTGCCCGGTGTGCGGGCCGAGCTGGAGCGGCTGAGCTGGCCCACCGAGGTGGTCAGCAGCCAGGTCGGTGATCTCGGCACCGTCGTGGGTGCGGCACGGCTCGCGGTGGCCCGAGGAGTCCAAACCGTGACCCAGGCGGCGCGGACGAAGGATTGACGGGTTCGGACTCGGTCTGCCAATGTCCGGACAAGCGCTTTCTAAGTCGGCCGGGACGCCGGCTTGGGCGAGCGTCCCGCCCGTACTCGACGTACGGCAACCGCACGAGGGCGTGCCCGTGCGGCGGCGGCCACAGCGGCCGGGGACCCTCGCCCGTCAGGATGACGCGGCCGGGCGAGGCCGCGCCCTCGGAAAGCGAACCTTCCAGCACAATGCACCCGTGCCGCCTCGGTCGGCGCCGTGCTCCGTCCCCTACCTCGAAAAAAAGGGATCGAAGATGACCACTGTGGGTGTGCGGCGCTCTCGCCGTCTCGGCCGCGGCGGCACGCGCCGCCTGATCTCCCTCGCTGCCGCTGTCACGGCAGGTGCTCTGACGCTCACCGCCTGCGGCGGGGACGGCGGCTCCGGCGGCACCTCCAAGTCGCTGACGTTCTGGATCTCCACGGTTCCGGGGCAGGACGCGGGCTGGAAGAAGATGGTGGCGCAGTACAAGAAGGAAACCGGCGTCAACCTCAAGCTCGTCAACATCCCCTACGACGGCTACACCACGAAGCTGCACAACGCCGCGCAGGCGAACTCCCTGCCCGACGTGGCGGCCGTGCCGGCGCTGGACCCGATCTGGTCGAGCAAGCTGCTCGACCTCAGCTCCATCGCCGACAAGAAGAGCAACAACATCAACCAGAACTTCCTCGCGAAGGACTCGTCCGGGAAGGTGCTGTCCATCCCCTCGGACGTCACCGCGTCCGGCCTGTTCATCAACAAGTCGCTGTTCGAGAAGGCGGGCGTCTCCTTCCCGACCGAGCCGTCGAAGACCTGGACCTGGACCGACTTCATCGCCGCGGCCGACAAGGTCCGCGAGAAGACCGGCGCCAAGTACTCCCTGACCTTCGACCAGTCACCGTCGCGACTGCGCGCCATGGTGTACGAGATGGGCGGCAAGTACGTCCACGCCGACGACTCCGGCAAGTTCTCGGCGGACGCGGCGACCAAGAAGGCCGTGAACACCTTCGTCGGCTGGAACGACGACAAGACCATGCCGAAGTCGGTGTGGACGTCCGGCGCCGACCCGTCCGCCATGTTCCAGAGCGGTGACGTGGTCGCGTACTGGTCCGGTGTGTGGCAGGTCGCCTCCTTCGCGGACAGCATCAAGAAGTTCGAGTGGGCGAGCGTTCCGACCCCCGCCCAGCCGGTCCAGGCGAGTGACGTCAACAGCGGCGGCATGGTGGTCGGCTTCAACAACAACGGCGACGCCGCCAAGGCCGCCACGAGCTTCCTGTCCTGGCTGTACGAGCCGGCCCACTACAAGGCGCTGTGCGAGGCGTCCGGGTTCCTGCCGGTCGAGAGCGGGCTGAACCCGACGTACCCCTTCAAGTCGGAGGCGGCGCAGGCGGCGTTCAAGCTCTACAACGAGTCGATCCCGCTCTACGCCCCGATCTCCGGCTACTTCAACAACGCGCAGACAGAGTGGGTGCTGAAGGGCAAGAGCCTCACCGAGGACCCGACCAAGACGGAGCTCGGCAAGGCGATCAACGGCCAGCAGTCGGCCGACAAGGCCCTGCAGAACATCGTGGACGGCTACAACCAGCAGGTCGGCGGCTGATCACAGGCCCCACGGGCCCGGGCGGCGGCGTCCCGACCCCACCGCCCGGCCCCGGCCGCCCACGTGATGCCGGGCTCATGGCCTGAGCCCACCGCAACCCCTTCCACCAGCACGGAGTCAGCAAGATGACAAAACGCGCCGCGGACGTGTCTGTGAGCCCGCCGAGTCCGCCCAGGAGACGCAGTAAGTACACCCTTGCGCCGCTCGTCCTCATCGCGGCCAACGTCGTGCTCTTCGCGCTGTTCTTCGTCTGGCCGGCGGTGATCGGGCTCGTCTACTCCTTCACGAACTACACGGGCGTGGGGGTGTTCCAGTGGGTCGGACTGGACAACTACCAGAACCTGTTCGGGGACTCCACCTTCTACGACGCGCTGACCCGGACGCTGCTCTACACCGTCCTCTTCGTGCCGTTGAACTTCGTCGTCTCGCTGCTCGCCGCCAACCTGGTGGTGAGCAAGCACGCCAAGGGCGGGTCCGTCGCCCGCGTCGTCTTCTTCATCCCGTGGCTGCTGTCGCCCATCGTCGTGGGTGTCCTGTGGCGGTGGATGTTCGGTGAGAACTTCGGACTGGTCAACTACGTCATCGAGAAGTTCGGCGGAGACGCCGTTCCGTGGCAGTCGAACGCGGACCTCTCGCTGCTCGTCGTGGTGATGGCAGCGGCCTGGGCCTGGACCGGTTTCACGATGCTGCTGTTCATCGCGGCGATCAAGAACGTGCCGGTGTCGTACTACGAGGCCGCCTCGCTCGACGGCGCCGGCCCCTGGCGCCAGTTCTTCAGCATCACCCTGCCGAGCATCGCGCCCACCTCGTTCATCGTGATCCTGCTCAACACGATCAACTCGATGAAGGAGTACCCGGTGTTCGTCGCCCTCAACAACGGCGGCCCCGGCACCTCGAACAACCTGCTCGTCCAGTACATCTACGAGACCGGCTTCAAACGGGGGCAGATCGGCTACGCGAGTGCCGCGTCGTTCGTGCTCATGCTCATCCTGATGGCCGTCGCGATCATCCAGCTGATCGTCAACCGGCGGGTGGAGAACCGATGACAACCACAGACATCCCGCGCCCGGCCGACGTCGACTCCGGTCGCAGCGTCTCCAGGAAGCGGCCCCGCAAGACGTCCACCGGCGGGATCCGGCAGGCGGTGTCCGCGACGACACTGCTGTGGATCATGGCGTGCCTGTACGGGTTCCCGGTGCTGTGGTTCGTGCTCAGCTCGCTCAAGCCGGCCAGCGACCTGTTCTCCTATCCGCTCACGCTGGTCCCGCACAACCCCACCCTGTCGGGATTCAAGGCCGCGTGGGACAGCGCCAACTTCTCCCAGTACTTCATCAACACGGCCATCGTGTGCGTGATCACGACGATCCTCACGGTGGGTGTCAGCTGCTGCACCGGCTACGCGCTGGCCAAGTACGACAACCGGTGGCTCAAGGCGTTCTTCATCTGCATCCTGGCCACCACGATGCTGCCGGGCGAGGTCATGCTCGCCCCCGAGTTCCTGGTGGTCCGCAACCTCGGCCTCTACAACTCCTTCGCCGGCATC
This genomic window contains:
- a CDS encoding sugar ABC transporter permease, translated to MTKRAADVSVSPPSPPRRRSKYTLAPLVLIAANVVLFALFFVWPAVIGLVYSFTNYTGVGVFQWVGLDNYQNLFGDSTFYDALTRTLLYTVLFVPLNFVVSLLAANLVVSKHAKGGSVARVVFFIPWLLSPIVVGVLWRWMFGENFGLVNYVIEKFGGDAVPWQSNADLSLLVVVMAAAWAWTGFTMLLFIAAIKNVPVSYYEAASLDGAGPWRQFFSITLPSIAPTSFIVILLNTINSMKEYPVFVALNNGGPGTSNNLLVQYIYETGFKRGQIGYASAASFVLMLILMAVAIIQLIVNRRVENR
- a CDS encoding BadF/BadG/BcrA/BcrD ATPase family protein, which gives rise to MQDTAPLVVGIDVGGTKTQLRAFAGDTPVADHVRSSSGWRPHDPVAAAGWLAALAADALPAGARPSALAVGGHACETPRQCAQIRTALQLHFAAPALVVGDAELLVPAAGLDKGVGLVAGTGSVAVGRFADGTPVQVGGWGALLGDEGGAAGLVREAVRAVWAAHDRGEEPDALALGLLSGFDVPEVPALGAALEHATAASADWGRHAPAVFAAAEAGSPLARTVIAEAGRALAALVERLAARGVVVDDVVVAGSTVLAQPSLYDAFASALAEGVPSARPRPLRAPPVDGAVAMARSLL
- a CDS encoding phosphatase PAP2 family protein, producing MPSSAGQHSPAPLTERAMKRRGFLKTSLGASAGVLAAPTFASWLGAADAKAATAAVAFVDDYKSNVMANLTAETNAVVRALGGFARIWKTGDTWNTGTALRPEILRANMRYCARVTQARTEAQAKEAFLYDRQHQSYAMIGGLGPLAGLYRSGARAVTSITGAPDSTPPTTISDAVPADAPAGSALGAGSYDSSLGQVAKLVDTVRGPYASGNPAKYSFQYPRPWRMNEDSQVVDTGAKDALGYPVYDSQVVVAPQLLRQRSTSPVDDGGFPSGHTNAFHLAALAFAYAVPERFQELVTRAFELSHTRIMSGMHSTVDVMGGRIMATALAAAALADPANAGLKAAARAQALTYFTERTGTTADTLFAYAHSDPADAYADREANARSVRPRLTYVLHRDGGNEPFTVPKGAEVLLETRLPYLDAAQRREVLRTTGLPSGYVLLDGFEQWGRLNLFAAADGYGSFASDVTVTLDAASGGFHAADAWRNDIDGCGGLTKRGSGTLTLTGHNRYTGGTVLKEGALVAGSAHALGHGDVRVQGGTLTVGESLQVHGMYSQESGALELTLRSGQEPVLEVTRRAVLGAGSVLSLTLDAHKPPKAGHTVRVLGCRGLRGQFDRIELNSDTLRAVPVYTAEGLSVRLLKR
- a CDS encoding extracellular solute-binding protein, yielding MTTVGVRRSRRLGRGGTRRLISLAAAVTAGALTLTACGGDGGSGGTSKSLTFWISTVPGQDAGWKKMVAQYKKETGVNLKLVNIPYDGYTTKLHNAAQANSLPDVAAVPALDPIWSSKLLDLSSIADKKSNNINQNFLAKDSSGKVLSIPSDVTASGLFINKSLFEKAGVSFPTEPSKTWTWTDFIAAADKVREKTGAKYSLTFDQSPSRLRAMVYEMGGKYVHADDSGKFSADAATKKAVNTFVGWNDDKTMPKSVWTSGADPSAMFQSGDVVAYWSGVWQVASFADSIKKFEWASVPTPAQPVQASDVNSGGMVVGFNNNGDAAKAATSFLSWLYEPAHYKALCEASGFLPVESGLNPTYPFKSEAAQAAFKLYNESIPLYAPISGYFNNAQTEWVLKGKSLTEDPTKTELGKAINGQQSADKALQNIVDGYNQQVGG
- a CDS encoding ROK family protein, with the protein product MARAPRLTESASAVFAVLAQAGTATRPQLASLARLSKPTVSSAVAELEGVHLAAHSGTSSGATGRSAAVYRLGPAAGAVLAVDLGPALTRVRGCALDGTLLAEATGPRDEAADVVRDALSALPPDAPLRTIVVAVGDVTAPQKMRPATAKAGPVFDAVTVALPPGVPVHLENNVNCAALAELHEGAARGRYTFGYLRIGVGIGLGIVVGGQVLAGANGAAGELARLPYPWDDDLEPRHEALEEYIGSRSLLRRAAEAWPEADGDCPRTAEQLFARAGQGSAAARAVVDRHAVDVGRLAAAVTAVLDPGLLVLGGSTGAYPQLLPGVRAELERLSWPTEVVSSQVGDLGTVVGAARLAVARGVQTVTQAARTKD
- a CDS encoding carbohydrate ABC transporter permease — encoded protein: MTTTDIPRPADVDSGRSVSRKRPRKTSTGGIRQAVSATTLLWIMACLYGFPVLWFVLSSLKPASDLFSYPLTLVPHNPTLSGFKAAWDSANFSQYFINTAIVCVITTILTVGVSCCTGYALAKYDNRWLKAFFICILATTMLPGEVMLAPEFLVVRNLGLYNSFAGIILPAVLTATGCFMFRQFFLTVPDELVEAARIDGARELSIFLRIMVPLSRPIMLTLAILSFQWRWNDYIWPLLMLNDPNKFTVQIGIQSIVGAQNINWSVLLGASVISMIPLIAIFLVFQRYVMGADINAGLKD